In Pristis pectinata isolate sPriPec2 chromosome 19, sPriPec2.1.pri, whole genome shotgun sequence, the following proteins share a genomic window:
- the napepld gene encoding N-acyl-phosphatidylethanolamine-hydrolyzing phospholipase D isoform X2 has translation MFPLSVQCSVLLLVELTVLCSPTAKTAEGSMDVNLEEQVPNSRSHYPKEAVKKRQGNVSRDSRGSTSSRTSRKSFRLDYRLEEDVTKSKKGKDGRFINPWPTWSAPALSNVLKFVVMEKDHTNIPSSKVELDEGLPIKEPYFVKNPELVGDVGNGIRVTWLGHASLMVEMEGLTFLTDPIFSQRASPVQFFGPKRFRNPPCTVAQLPKIDAVVISHNHYDHLDYNTVLGLNERFGSDLRWFVPLGLLGWMQKCGCENVIELDWWEENCVPGHDEVTFVFTPVQHWSKRTVTDDNKALWGSWCVLGPWNRFFFAGDTGYCVAFEQIGKRYGPFDLAAIPIGAYEPRWFMKYNHVNPEEAVRIHIDVQAKKSVGIHWGTFALANEYYLEPRRKLEEARERYGLKPEDFFVLMHGESKNLSENKGFQ, from the exons ATGTTTCCCCTTTCTGTTCAGTGCTCTGTTCTGCTGCTTGTGGAGCTCACAGTTCTCTGTAGTCCAACTGCAAAGAC AGCTGAGGGGAGCATGGATGTGAACCTTGAAGAACAGGTTCCCAATTCCAGGAGTCATTATCCTAAGGAAGCTGTGAAGAAAAGACAGGGAAACGTGAGCCGAGACTCGAGAGGGAGCACTTCATCCCGAACCTCCAGGAAAAGCTTCAGACTGGATTACCGTCTGGAAGAAGATGTTACAAAATCcaagaaaggcaaagatggcagatTTATCAATCCATGGCCAACATGGAGTGCTCCTGCTCTCAGCAACGTGTTGAAGTTTGTTGTGATGGAGAAAGACCACACAAACATCCCAAGTTCAAAAGTG GAACTTGATGAAGGATTGCCAATAAAAGAACCATACTTTGTCAAAAACCCAGAACTGGTAGGTGATGTGGGCAATGGAATCCGAGTGACGTGGTTGGGACATGCGTCACTGATGGTGGAAATGGAAGGGCTCACTTTTCTGACAGATCCCATCTTCAGCCAACGGGCTTCACCAGTGCAGTTCTTTGGACCAAAGCGGTTCCGAAACCCACCCTGTACAGTGGCTCAATTGCCCAAAATAGATGCTGTGGTTATTAGTCACAACCATTATGATCATTTGGATTACAATACTGTGCTTGGTCTTAATGAGCGATTTGGGAGTGACTTGAGGTGGTTTGTACCATTGGGTCTCTTGGGCTGGATGCAGAAATGCGGCTGTGAAAATGTAATCGAGTTAGACTGGTGGGAAGAAAACTGTGTCCCTGGGCACGATGAGGTTACGTTTGTTTTTACACCTGTGCAGCACTGGAGCAAACGAACTGTAACAGATGATAACAAAGCACTGTGGGGCAGTTGGTGTGTCCTCGGACCctggaacagatttttttttgctggtgatACAGGTTACTGTGTGGCCTTTGAACAAATAGGGAAACGATACGGACCATTTGACCTTGCGGCAATTCCTATTGGAGCCTATGAGCCAAG ATGGTTTATGAAGTATAACCACGTGAACCCAGAAGAGGCTGTGAGGATCCACATAGATGTTCAAGCAAAGAAGTCTGTAGGAATACATTGGGGAACATTTGCTTTAGCCAATGAG TACTACTTAGAACCACGAAGAAAACTCGAAGAAGCTCGAGAAAGATATGGATTGAAACCGGAGGATTTCTTTGTTTTGATGCACGGAGAATCAAAGAATTTGAGTGAGAACAAAGGTTTTCAATGA
- the napepld gene encoding N-acyl-phosphatidylethanolamine-hydrolyzing phospholipase D isoform X3, whose translation MLKVIALNLRHQKAEGSMDVNLEEQVPNSRSHYPKEAVKKRQGNVSRDSRGSTSSRTSRKSFRLDYRLEEDVTKSKKGKDGRFINPWPTWSAPALSNVLKFVVMEKDHTNIPSSKVELDEGLPIKEPYFVKNPELVGDVGNGIRVTWLGHASLMVEMEGLTFLTDPIFSQRASPVQFFGPKRFRNPPCTVAQLPKIDAVVISHNHYDHLDYNTVLGLNERFGSDLRWFVPLGLLGWMQKCGCENVIELDWWEENCVPGHDEVTFVFTPVQHWSKRTVTDDNKALWGSWCVLGPWNRFFFAGDTGYCVAFEQIGKRYGPFDLAAIPIGAYEPRWFMKYNHVNPEEAVRIHIDVQAKKSVGIHWGTFALANEYYLEPRRKLEEARERYGLKPEDFFVLMHGESKNLSENKGFQ comes from the exons AGCTGAGGGGAGCATGGATGTGAACCTTGAAGAACAGGTTCCCAATTCCAGGAGTCATTATCCTAAGGAAGCTGTGAAGAAAAGACAGGGAAACGTGAGCCGAGACTCGAGAGGGAGCACTTCATCCCGAACCTCCAGGAAAAGCTTCAGACTGGATTACCGTCTGGAAGAAGATGTTACAAAATCcaagaaaggcaaagatggcagatTTATCAATCCATGGCCAACATGGAGTGCTCCTGCTCTCAGCAACGTGTTGAAGTTTGTTGTGATGGAGAAAGACCACACAAACATCCCAAGTTCAAAAGTG GAACTTGATGAAGGATTGCCAATAAAAGAACCATACTTTGTCAAAAACCCAGAACTGGTAGGTGATGTGGGCAATGGAATCCGAGTGACGTGGTTGGGACATGCGTCACTGATGGTGGAAATGGAAGGGCTCACTTTTCTGACAGATCCCATCTTCAGCCAACGGGCTTCACCAGTGCAGTTCTTTGGACCAAAGCGGTTCCGAAACCCACCCTGTACAGTGGCTCAATTGCCCAAAATAGATGCTGTGGTTATTAGTCACAACCATTATGATCATTTGGATTACAATACTGTGCTTGGTCTTAATGAGCGATTTGGGAGTGACTTGAGGTGGTTTGTACCATTGGGTCTCTTGGGCTGGATGCAGAAATGCGGCTGTGAAAATGTAATCGAGTTAGACTGGTGGGAAGAAAACTGTGTCCCTGGGCACGATGAGGTTACGTTTGTTTTTACACCTGTGCAGCACTGGAGCAAACGAACTGTAACAGATGATAACAAAGCACTGTGGGGCAGTTGGTGTGTCCTCGGACCctggaacagatttttttttgctggtgatACAGGTTACTGTGTGGCCTTTGAACAAATAGGGAAACGATACGGACCATTTGACCTTGCGGCAATTCCTATTGGAGCCTATGAGCCAAG ATGGTTTATGAAGTATAACCACGTGAACCCAGAAGAGGCTGTGAGGATCCACATAGATGTTCAAGCAAAGAAGTCTGTAGGAATACATTGGGGAACATTTGCTTTAGCCAATGAG TACTACTTAGAACCACGAAGAAAACTCGAAGAAGCTCGAGAAAGATATGGATTGAAACCGGAGGATTTCTTTGTTTTGATGCACGGAGAATCAAAGAATTTGAGTGAGAACAAAGGTTTTCAATGA
- the napepld gene encoding N-acyl-phosphatidylethanolamine-hydrolyzing phospholipase D isoform X4, whose translation MDVNLEEQVPNSRSHYPKEAVKKRQGNVSRDSRGSTSSRTSRKSFRLDYRLEEDVTKSKKGKDGRFINPWPTWSAPALSNVLKFVVMEKDHTNIPSSKVELDEGLPIKEPYFVKNPELVGDVGNGIRVTWLGHASLMVEMEGLTFLTDPIFSQRASPVQFFGPKRFRNPPCTVAQLPKIDAVVISHNHYDHLDYNTVLGLNERFGSDLRWFVPLGLLGWMQKCGCENVIELDWWEENCVPGHDEVTFVFTPVQHWSKRTVTDDNKALWGSWCVLGPWNRFFFAGDTGYCVAFEQIGKRYGPFDLAAIPIGAYEPRWFMKYNHVNPEEAVRIHIDVQAKKSVGIHWGTFALANEYYLEPRRKLEEARERYGLKPEDFFVLMHGESKNLSENKGFQ comes from the exons ATGGATGTGAACCTTGAAGAACAGGTTCCCAATTCCAGGAGTCATTATCCTAAGGAAGCTGTGAAGAAAAGACAGGGAAACGTGAGCCGAGACTCGAGAGGGAGCACTTCATCCCGAACCTCCAGGAAAAGCTTCAGACTGGATTACCGTCTGGAAGAAGATGTTACAAAATCcaagaaaggcaaagatggcagatTTATCAATCCATGGCCAACATGGAGTGCTCCTGCTCTCAGCAACGTGTTGAAGTTTGTTGTGATGGAGAAAGACCACACAAACATCCCAAGTTCAAAAGTG GAACTTGATGAAGGATTGCCAATAAAAGAACCATACTTTGTCAAAAACCCAGAACTGGTAGGTGATGTGGGCAATGGAATCCGAGTGACGTGGTTGGGACATGCGTCACTGATGGTGGAAATGGAAGGGCTCACTTTTCTGACAGATCCCATCTTCAGCCAACGGGCTTCACCAGTGCAGTTCTTTGGACCAAAGCGGTTCCGAAACCCACCCTGTACAGTGGCTCAATTGCCCAAAATAGATGCTGTGGTTATTAGTCACAACCATTATGATCATTTGGATTACAATACTGTGCTTGGTCTTAATGAGCGATTTGGGAGTGACTTGAGGTGGTTTGTACCATTGGGTCTCTTGGGCTGGATGCAGAAATGCGGCTGTGAAAATGTAATCGAGTTAGACTGGTGGGAAGAAAACTGTGTCCCTGGGCACGATGAGGTTACGTTTGTTTTTACACCTGTGCAGCACTGGAGCAAACGAACTGTAACAGATGATAACAAAGCACTGTGGGGCAGTTGGTGTGTCCTCGGACCctggaacagatttttttttgctggtgatACAGGTTACTGTGTGGCCTTTGAACAAATAGGGAAACGATACGGACCATTTGACCTTGCGGCAATTCCTATTGGAGCCTATGAGCCAAG ATGGTTTATGAAGTATAACCACGTGAACCCAGAAGAGGCTGTGAGGATCCACATAGATGTTCAAGCAAAGAAGTCTGTAGGAATACATTGGGGAACATTTGCTTTAGCCAATGAG TACTACTTAGAACCACGAAGAAAACTCGAAGAAGCTCGAGAAAGATATGGATTGAAACCGGAGGATTTCTTTGTTTTGATGCACGGAGAATCAAAGAATTTGAGTGAGAACAAAGGTTTTCAATGA